From one Chloroherpetonaceae bacterium genomic stretch:
- the groL gene encoding chaperonin GroEL (60 kDa chaperone family; promotes refolding of misfolded polypeptides especially under stressful conditions; forms two stacked rings of heptamers to form a barrel-shaped 14mer; ends can be capped by GroES; misfolded proteins enter the barrel where they are refolded when GroES binds), with translation MAAKLIYFNAEGRAALKRGVDKLADAVKVTLGPKGRNVVIEKKFGPPTVTKDGVTVAKEIELEDPLENMGAQMVREVASKTSDVAGDGTTTATVLAQAIFREGLKNVTAGANPMDLKRGIDMAVHAIVEELKKISRPISSKKEIAQVGTISANNDKEIGDLIAEAMEKVGKDGVITVEEAKGTETELKVVEGMQFDRGYLSPYFVTNAETMEAELEEPLILIHDKKISSMKDLLPILEKVVQMGKSLLIIAEEVEGEALATLVVNKLRGTLKVVAVKAPGFGDRRKAMLEDIAILTGGTVISEEKGYKLENATIAYLGQAKRVVVDKDNTTIVEGKGKSDQIKARINEIKMQIEKATSDYDKEKLQERLAKLSGGVAVINIGASTEVEMKEKKARVEDALHATRAAVQEGIVPGGGVALIRAARALDNLKPENDDQRTGIEIVRRAIEEPLRMIVANTGTMDGAVVLQKVKEGKDDFGFNARTEQYENLIQSGVVDPTKVTRTALENAASVASLLLTTEAVIVEKKEEEKTPAPAGGGMGGMY, from the coding sequence ATGGCAGCAAAGTTGATTTACTTTAACGCAGAAGGTCGTGCCGCATTGAAGCGTGGCGTCGACAAACTTGCGGACGCTGTAAAAGTAACGCTAGGTCCAAAAGGACGCAATGTCGTAATTGAAAAGAAGTTCGGTCCACCGACCGTTACGAAGGACGGTGTAACCGTCGCAAAGGAAATCGAGCTGGAAGATCCACTGGAAAATATGGGTGCGCAGATGGTGCGCGAGGTTGCCTCTAAAACCAGCGATGTGGCAGGCGATGGCACCACCACTGCAACGGTTCTGGCGCAAGCCATTTTCCGCGAAGGCTTGAAGAACGTTACAGCTGGCGCCAACCCAATGGACCTAAAGCGCGGCATTGATATGGCAGTGCATGCCATTGTCGAAGAGCTCAAGAAAATTAGCCGCCCCATCTCCAGCAAGAAGGAAATTGCTCAGGTTGGCACCATTTCAGCTAATAACGACAAAGAAATTGGCGACCTCATTGCCGAAGCGATGGAAAAGGTTGGCAAGGACGGCGTCATTACCGTTGAGGAAGCAAAAGGCACTGAGACCGAGCTGAAGGTCGTTGAAGGTATGCAGTTCGACCGCGGCTATCTCTCGCCTTACTTTGTAACCAATGCCGAGACAATGGAGGCTGAGCTTGAGGAGCCGCTGATTCTGATTCACGACAAGAAGATTTCCTCAATGAAGGACTTGCTCCCCATTCTGGAAAAGGTAGTGCAGATGGGCAAGTCGCTGCTCATTATCGCTGAGGAAGTCGAGGGCGAGGCGTTGGCAACATTGGTTGTCAATAAGCTGCGTGGCACGCTAAAGGTCGTTGCGGTCAAAGCTCCAGGCTTCGGTGATCGTCGTAAGGCAATGCTGGAAGACATTGCCATTCTCACAGGTGGTACGGTCATCAGCGAAGAGAAGGGCTACAAGCTCGAAAACGCCACGATTGCTTATCTGGGTCAAGCCAAGCGTGTCGTAGTCGACAAGGATAACACGACCATCGTCGAGGGTAAGGGCAAGTCAGACCAAATTAAAGCTCGCATCAATGAAATCAAGATGCAGATTGAAAAAGCCACCAGCGACTACGACAAAGAGAAACTGCAAGAGCGCTTGGCAAAGCTGTCAGGTGGCGTAGCAGTGATCAACATCGGTGCAAGCACCGAAGTTGAAATGAAAGAGAAGAAAGCCCGTGTAGAAGATGCCTTGCATGCAACTCGCGCAGCCGTTCAGGAAGGCATTGTGCCTGGTGGAGGCGTAGCGCTGATTCGCGCGGCTCGTGCACTGGACAATCTCAAGCCAGAAAACGATGACCAAAGGACAGGTATTGAAATTGTCCGCCGTGCAATTGAGGAGCCGCTGCGAATGATTGTAGCGAATACAGGCACGATGGACGGCGCTGTCGTGCTGCAAAAAGTGAAGGAAGGCAAAGACGACTTTGGTTTCAACGCGCGCACGGAGCAGTATGAAAATCTGATTCAGTCAGGCGTGGTTGACCCAACCAAAGTAACACGCACAGCGCTCGAAAATGCAGCGTCTGTGGCAAGCTTGCTGCTAACAACCGAAGCCGTCATCGTGGAGAAGAAAGAGGAAGAAAAGACTCCAGCTCCTGCTGGCGGTGGAATGGGCGGAATGTATTAA
- a CDS encoding HDIG domain-containing protein translates to MPLDKKTFRESKTVRVVIFIGFLAAVTALFPRNKISSLSYEVGSVWLQDDVTAPFTFPVYKKEEVYEQEKKAARESVYPVFRKSEKEFVPQEFQRYFDNLLTFLGIELGRAAANKKAPAIDSSLLRLADSLFAAMGLTPQEKALLLSEYKRVLKTRSEQQSLLGLYRTLLPSLIISIRSDGILNVPRREFSTEKFVIRAANDREESAVAFKSVRDSVEAVLTLGELLVERLRRPLESDTVQVALKLSLPFLAPNLLFDAAQTLADKVRAESSVPIADGIVRENEKVISRGEVITDLTKRKLDSYIRAKAEREVRTGELRLYIGKLLIVLIISSLFAAYLYFSRPQIFFDNTLLLLLVSVILLELLAAWYSVQLTWLSPYIVPIGLASILLTILFDSRTGIFATVTISLLAATIRGNDFSFALATLFAGGMGVFFTRDIRRRAQVALSVLYVFLGYAVAILAFNFSRLASFEEILNDLKFAAISSLLCFLVYPALLLIEKVFGITTDLTLLELSDANHPLLREMAANAPGTYTHTMQVSLLAEEAANRIGANALLCRVGAYFHDIGKLPQAQYFAENQGAHNPHDELTAITSGRIIGDHVKQGIELGRAYKLPQRVLDFIPQHHGTTMIHFFYDKALKFFPPDKLNPEDFRYPGPKPQSREAAIVMLADGVEASVRSLTTANEETIAQIIDTVIRKRLDEDQFSECPLTFAELKAIKESFIKTIIALRHKRVKYPGQKI, encoded by the coding sequence ATGCCACTTGACAAGAAAACGTTTCGCGAAAGTAAGACGGTTCGCGTTGTCATCTTCATCGGCTTCTTAGCTGCAGTAACGGCTCTCTTTCCCCGAAATAAAATCTCGTCGCTAAGCTACGAAGTAGGCTCCGTGTGGCTACAAGATGATGTAACTGCGCCCTTCACGTTCCCTGTCTACAAAAAAGAGGAGGTGTATGAACAGGAGAAAAAAGCAGCAAGAGAAAGCGTGTATCCAGTTTTCCGCAAGTCAGAAAAGGAGTTTGTGCCGCAAGAGTTCCAGCGCTACTTCGATAACCTGCTCACTTTCTTGGGGATAGAGTTGGGCCGTGCAGCGGCTAATAAAAAAGCACCTGCAATTGATTCCAGCTTATTGCGCTTAGCTGATAGCCTATTTGCGGCAATGGGGCTAACACCGCAAGAAAAGGCATTGCTACTCAGTGAGTATAAGCGCGTGTTAAAGACACGCAGCGAGCAACAGTCCCTCTTGGGGCTTTATCGCACACTGCTGCCTTCACTAATTATCTCGATTCGCTCTGATGGTATTCTAAATGTGCCGCGTCGGGAGTTTTCTACTGAAAAGTTCGTCATTCGAGCGGCGAATGACCGAGAAGAAAGCGCCGTCGCATTCAAGTCGGTGCGCGACAGTGTAGAGGCGGTGCTGACGCTGGGCGAGTTGTTAGTCGAGCGGCTACGGCGACCGCTAGAAAGCGATACGGTGCAGGTGGCGCTGAAACTTTCGCTGCCATTTTTGGCGCCCAATCTTCTGTTTGATGCGGCGCAAACGCTGGCTGATAAGGTGCGTGCGGAAAGCTCTGTGCCAATTGCAGATGGAATTGTGCGGGAAAATGAAAAAGTCATCTCGCGTGGTGAGGTAATTACTGACCTAACAAAGCGCAAATTAGACTCCTACATTCGAGCGAAGGCGGAGCGCGAGGTGCGCACGGGTGAGCTGCGGCTGTATATCGGCAAGCTGCTAATTGTGTTAATTATTTCATCACTATTTGCTGCCTACCTATACTTTTCACGCCCACAGATTTTTTTTGACAACACGCTGCTGCTTTTGCTAGTCAGCGTAATTTTGCTGGAGCTTTTAGCCGCATGGTATTCGGTGCAGCTGACGTGGTTGTCGCCTTATATTGTGCCAATTGGTCTTGCCTCAATTCTGCTCACGATTCTCTTTGATTCACGCACAGGCATTTTTGCCACCGTTACTATTTCGCTTCTGGCAGCAACCATTCGAGGCAATGACTTTTCATTTGCGCTGGCAACGCTGTTTGCAGGTGGGATGGGTGTCTTTTTTACACGCGATATTCGTCGGCGCGCGCAGGTTGCGCTCTCGGTGCTGTATGTGTTTCTGGGCTATGCTGTGGCAATTTTAGCCTTCAACTTTTCGCGTCTTGCCAGCTTTGAGGAAATTCTCAATGACCTGAAGTTTGCAGCCATTAGCTCATTGCTCTGCTTTCTTGTCTATCCAGCCCTGCTGCTGATTGAGAAAGTCTTTGGTATCACAACAGACCTCACGCTGCTGGAACTTTCTGATGCAAATCATCCACTTTTGCGGGAAATGGCAGCCAATGCACCGGGCACTTATACGCACACGATGCAAGTGAGCCTACTGGCAGAAGAAGCTGCCAATCGCATTGGGGCAAATGCCCTGCTGTGCCGCGTGGGCGCATACTTTCACGACATTGGCAAGCTACCACAAGCGCAATACTTTGCAGAAAACCAAGGAGCACATAACCCGCATGACGAACTGACTGCGATTACCAGCGGTCGCATCATTGGAGACCATGTAAAGCAAGGTATTGAGCTTGGACGTGCTTACAAATTGCCTCAGCGTGTCTTGGATTTCATCCCACAGCATCACGGCACAACGATGATTCACTTCTTCTACGACAAAGCGCTCAAGTTCTTCCCGCCTGACAAGCTCAATCCCGAAGACTTCCGATACCCAGGACCAAAACCGCAAAGCCGAGAAGCGGCAATTGTTATGTTGGCTGATGGTGTAGAAGCCTCTGTGCGCTCCCTAACTACGGCAAATGAAGAAACAATTGCGCAAATTATCGATACAGTCATTCGCAAACGGCTGGACGAAGACCAGTTTTCTGAATGCCCTTTGACATTTGCTGAGCTGAAAGCCATTAAAGAAAGCTTTATCAAGACTATTATTGCTCTGCGGCATAAGCGCGTCAAGTATCCAGGGCAGAAGATTTAA
- a CDS encoding long-chain fatty acid--CoA ligase has product MEDSLINPSFKTLPEMFEGVFNYYKGRTDHYALLRKVNGRYQGITHDALRADVDAFAAYLHSIGIRKGDRVAILSENRPEWVVSDMAILKLGAIDVPLYPSLPPNQIAYILQNSEAKAIVVSTGLQLGKIRKIRQEVPSLTHVISMNPIDNKGDSEVELDEAKQIGQRLAAQSPLKPEPIDEEDIATLIYTSGTTGLPKGVMLTHRNICENIKSSVACLPVDQNDRALSFLPLCHSYERTAGYYVMFACGVQIYYAESIDTVSLNITEAKPTIVITVPRLFERIKSSLFKNVDAGPAARKKLFYWAIGVGQKAFKAKQAGRISPLLAVQYKLADKLVFSKIREKFGGCIRYFVSGGAALPKETGEFFAAMGITILEGFGLTETSPVTHVNRIEKVKFGTVGPPIKNVEQKIAPDGEILIRGPNVMKGYWRDEAATREAIEPDGWLHTGDIGEIDEDGYLKITDRKKHIIVNSGGKNIAPLPIENMIQNSPFVDQVVVLGEKRPFLTAVIVPNFDALRNFAEKNHIQFENNKDLIQKAEIRKIFEEHLRNISRELASHEKVRRFILAPEPFTIEAGEMTPTLKIKRKVVEEKFKAELEEIYKTLVYESE; this is encoded by the coding sequence ATGGAGGACAGTCTCATTAACCCAAGCTTCAAGACGCTACCAGAGATGTTTGAGGGCGTCTTTAATTACTATAAAGGGCGCACTGACCACTATGCCTTGCTGCGGAAAGTAAATGGGCGCTATCAGGGCATTACACACGACGCACTAAGAGCTGATGTAGATGCCTTTGCAGCATACCTGCACAGTATCGGGATTCGCAAGGGAGACCGTGTGGCAATCCTTTCTGAAAATCGTCCCGAGTGGGTGGTATCCGATATGGCGATTCTCAAACTGGGTGCGATTGATGTGCCACTCTATCCTTCCCTGCCGCCCAATCAGATTGCGTATATCCTACAAAATTCAGAGGCAAAAGCGATTGTTGTGTCAACAGGCTTACAGCTCGGCAAGATTCGAAAAATTCGGCAAGAAGTGCCCTCGCTCACGCACGTTATTTCAATGAACCCTATTGATAACAAAGGCGACAGCGAAGTTGAGCTAGACGAAGCTAAGCAAATTGGACAAAGACTTGCAGCACAGTCGCCACTGAAGCCAGAGCCGATTGACGAAGAAGATATTGCGACGCTCATTTACACCAGTGGCACAACGGGGTTGCCTAAAGGTGTAATGCTCACGCATCGTAACATCTGCGAAAATATCAAGTCAAGCGTAGCGTGTTTGCCTGTTGACCAGAACGACCGTGCGCTGTCTTTTCTGCCGCTTTGCCACTCATATGAACGCACCGCAGGGTATTATGTGATGTTCGCCTGTGGCGTTCAGATATACTACGCTGAAAGCATTGATACCGTTAGTCTCAATATCACAGAGGCGAAGCCAACAATAGTTATTACAGTGCCGAGGCTATTCGAGCGGATTAAGTCTTCGCTGTTCAAGAATGTAGATGCAGGTCCCGCTGCGCGTAAGAAGCTCTTTTACTGGGCAATAGGTGTAGGACAGAAGGCATTCAAGGCAAAGCAGGCGGGAAGGATATCACCCCTGTTAGCTGTGCAATACAAACTGGCAGACAAGCTGGTTTTCAGCAAAATCCGTGAAAAGTTCGGTGGGTGTATTCGTTATTTTGTCTCAGGCGGTGCGGCGCTGCCGAAGGAGACAGGAGAGTTTTTTGCTGCAATGGGTATTACAATTCTCGAAGGGTTTGGTTTAACGGAGACTTCACCTGTGACACACGTCAATCGAATTGAGAAAGTAAAGTTTGGCACGGTAGGACCACCGATTAAAAATGTAGAGCAAAAAATTGCGCCTGATGGGGAGATTCTCATACGCGGCCCGAATGTGATGAAAGGATATTGGCGCGATGAAGCGGCTACACGCGAAGCAATTGAGCCAGATGGCTGGCTGCATACAGGCGATATCGGTGAAATTGATGAAGATGGCTACCTCAAAATCACCGACCGCAAAAAGCACATTATTGTCAATTCAGGTGGCAAAAATATTGCGCCACTACCAATTGAGAATATGATTCAGAATAGCCCGTTTGTAGACCAAGTTGTAGTGTTAGGTGAAAAGCGTCCGTTTCTGACCGCAGTGATTGTGCCGAACTTCGATGCTCTGCGTAACTTTGCCGAAAAAAATCACATTCAGTTTGAGAACAACAAAGACCTTATCCAGAAAGCAGAGATTCGAAAAATCTTTGAAGAGCATTTGCGCAACATTTCGCGTGAGCTAGCAAGCCACGAAAAGGTGCGCCGATTTATTCTTGCCCCTGAGCCTTTTACCATTGAAGCAGGCGAAATGACTCCGACCTTGAAAATCAAGCGCAAAGTGGTCGAAGAAAAGTTCAAGGCAGAGCTTGAGGAAATCTACAAGACCCTTGTGTATGAATCTGAATAA
- a CDS encoding PaaI family thioesterase, translating into MNAALAYLQSRIGQSFGDQHPSPVGRWLNGTIRHAEAGEFIADFVVRPDMTNPVGILHGGIVATIMDEAMGIAIYTLDDTHFFVAINLAVDFLRSAKLGEVITARAKVVRRGRRIIHAECHISNASGDLLAKGSCNCVITELSKT; encoded by the coding sequence ATGAACGCAGCATTAGCATACTTGCAATCGCGCATCGGTCAATCATTTGGCGATCAGCATCCTTCACCAGTGGGGCGATGGCTGAACGGCACGATTCGCCACGCAGAAGCTGGCGAGTTCATCGCCGACTTTGTCGTCCGCCCTGATATGACGAACCCCGTTGGAATTTTGCACGGCGGCATTGTGGCAACGATTATGGACGAAGCAATGGGTATTGCCATCTACACGCTGGACGATACCCATTTCTTTGTTGCTATTAACCTTGCAGTGGACTTTCTGCGCAGTGCAAAGCTCGGGGAAGTAATTACAGCAAGAGCAAAGGTAGTCCGGCGTGGTCGACGCATCATCCACGCAGAGTGCCACATATCTAATGCCTCAGGCGATCTTCTTGCTAAGGGAAGTTGCAACTGCGTTATTACGGAACTGAGCAAAACTTAG
- the groES gene encoding co-chaperone GroES, which yields MKIQPLADRVVVRPAPAEEKTKGGLYIPDTGKEKPQYGEVVAVGEGKQTDNGTVIKPQVKVGQKVLYGKYSGTEINIDGEELLIMRESDIFAILN from the coding sequence ATGAAGATTCAACCTCTGGCAGATCGCGTCGTTGTGCGTCCAGCGCCCGCTGAAGAGAAAACCAAAGGCGGTCTATACATCCCTGACACTGGCAAGGAAAAGCCGCAATACGGCGAAGTCGTGGCAGTCGGGGAAGGCAAGCAAACTGACAACGGCACTGTTATTAAGCCACAGGTAAAGGTGGGTCAAAAGGTGCTCTATGGCAAGTATTCTGGCACCGAAATCAACATTGATGGCGAAGAACTGCTCATTATGCGTGAAAGTGACATCTTTGCAATTCTGAACTAA
- the clpP gene encoding ATP-dependent Clp endopeptidase proteolytic subunit ClpP: MRGMLVPMVIETSGRGERAFDIFSRLLRERIVFYGTVVDDHSASLVMAQLIFLESEDPERDIYMYINSPGGSVSAGLGVYDTMQFIRPDVSTVCVGMAASMGALLLAAGAKGKRGSLPHARIMIHQPSGGAQGQETDILIMAREIERTRRMLDEILAKHTGQPIEKVHQDSERDRWMSAQEAKEYGIIDEIFEKRPMPDKKN; this comes from the coding sequence ATGCGAGGTATGCTCGTCCCGATGGTGATTGAAACCTCAGGACGCGGCGAACGTGCATTTGACATTTTCTCACGCCTACTGCGTGAGCGCATTGTCTTCTATGGCACAGTGGTCGATGACCACTCGGCAAGTCTGGTGATGGCGCAGCTGATTTTCCTCGAGTCCGAAGACCCTGAGCGAGATATTTATATGTATATCAACTCGCCGGGCGGCAGCGTCTCAGCTGGACTTGGGGTCTATGACACGATGCAGTTCATTCGCCCTGATGTCTCCACTGTGTGCGTCGGAATGGCAGCCTCAATGGGGGCGCTGCTCTTGGCTGCAGGGGCAAAGGGCAAGCGCGGTTCTTTGCCGCACGCCCGTATTATGATTCATCAGCCCTCTGGCGGTGCGCAAGGTCAAGAAACCGATATCCTGATTATGGCACGTGAGATTGAACGCACGCGTCGTATGCTTGATGAAATTCTGGCAAAGCATACAGGTCAGCCGATTGAGAAAGTGCATCAAGATTCCGAGCGCGACCGCTGGATGAGTGCCCAAGAGGCAAAGGAATACGGGATTATCGACGAGATTTTTGAAAAACGCCCTATGCCCGATAAGAAAAACTAA
- the trpE gene encoding anthranilate synthase component I produces the protein MQKRICSAKKGVHFQLCPLIETHLADTETPISLFLKLGKPNACLLESVEGEERIARFSYIALEPFAIFQAWLSGRRELSILDEQFERLEALLDDSLPIPEQVQILLDAFSSPTLPNRIKMATSGAFGFIGYDAAAFIEKLPVPSKELPCSLPDIWLGFYDTLVVFDNVARKVALVTNYTSEHYRAAAEEKLCQLKQQLTAALNLADITLSKEQPEAIVSNLSREAYLQKVQRAKDYIFAGDVFQVQISQRLERRLNAKPFDVYRALRTINPSPYCYYFDLGSVQIIGSSPELLVSVTSHDGKRWVETRPIAGTRPRGETIEADIATAKDLLGDEKERAEHLMLIDLSRNDIGRIAKIGSVTVTEQMVIERYSHVMHLVSNVRGELREELSPLDAFWSCFPAGTLTGAPKIRAMEIIYELEQERRGLYGGAIGYIDFQGNLKMAIAIRTMIAQQTRGDARIYLQAAAGIVADSKPEKEYEETLSKMKAGLRALDMLITHH, from the coding sequence ATGCAAAAGCGCATCTGTTCTGCCAAAAAGGGTGTTCATTTTCAACTCTGCCCCCTCATTGAAACGCATCTTGCCGATACTGAAACGCCTATCTCGCTCTTTCTCAAGCTAGGCAAACCAAACGCCTGTTTGCTCGAGTCTGTTGAGGGTGAGGAGCGCATCGCGCGTTTTTCTTACATTGCGCTCGAGCCGTTTGCCATTTTTCAGGCATGGCTCAGTGGCAGGCGAGAACTGTCCATATTAGACGAACAGTTTGAGCGTTTAGAAGCACTGCTTGATGATTCGCTACCCATTCCGGAGCAGGTCCAAATCTTGCTTGATGCTTTCTCCAGCCCTACCTTACCCAATCGCATAAAGATGGCTACATCAGGCGCATTTGGTTTCATCGGCTATGATGCTGCTGCCTTTATTGAAAAGCTGCCTGTTCCCTCGAAGGAACTGCCGTGCTCTCTGCCTGACATCTGGCTCGGGTTTTACGATACGCTCGTCGTCTTCGATAATGTGGCTCGCAAGGTCGCTTTGGTTACCAATTATACCAGTGAGCATTACCGTGCCGCAGCTGAGGAAAAGCTATGCCAGCTCAAACAGCAGCTTACTGCAGCCCTCAACCTTGCTGACATTACACTGAGCAAGGAACAGCCTGAAGCGATTGTTTCAAACCTCTCCCGTGAAGCCTACCTGCAGAAGGTTCAGCGAGCGAAAGATTACATCTTTGCAGGCGATGTGTTCCAAGTGCAAATCTCACAGCGTTTGGAGCGCCGCTTGAACGCTAAGCCGTTTGATGTCTATCGTGCCCTGCGCACCATTAATCCTTCACCGTATTGCTATTACTTTGACTTAGGCTCTGTGCAAATTATTGGTTCGTCGCCAGAGTTGCTTGTCAGCGTCACCTCTCACGATGGCAAGCGCTGGGTGGAGACCCGCCCTATTGCTGGCACTCGTCCGCGCGGCGAGACCATAGAAGCAGATATTGCAACGGCAAAAGACCTGCTCGGTGATGAAAAAGAACGTGCAGAGCACCTTATGCTCATTGACCTTAGCCGCAACGATATTGGTCGAATTGCAAAAATCGGCTCGGTTACCGTTACTGAGCAGATGGTAATTGAGCGTTATTCACACGTCATGCACCTTGTTAGCAATGTGCGGGGTGAGTTGCGAGAGGAACTTTCACCGCTTGATGCGTTTTGGTCGTGCTTCCCTGCTGGCACACTGACAGGTGCACCGAAAATTCGGGCGATGGAGATTATCTACGAGTTAGAGCAAGAGCGACGCGGACTCTACGGCGGAGCAATTGGTTACATAGACTTTCAAGGTAACCTCAAGATGGCTATTGCCATCCGCACAATGATTGCACAGCAAACTCGAGGCGACGCGCGCATCTACCTTCAGGCTGCAGCGGGCATCGTAGCGGACTCGAAACCCGAAAAAGAGTATGAAGAAACCCTTAGCAAGATGAAAGCAGGTTTGCGTGCATTAGATATGCTCATTACACATCATTAG
- a CDS encoding energy transducer TonB, translated as MARSLASAIGLAGICLLAMSLQSGCSSCKKEEGLGLKRPDDSALIAQQKLMEEYQKTLAEPAQRSGEIQIEKKVTYTTVPAPESDQAGGTQIAKPKFNYQALDEVMENLQETLIPTVKSNAARLGKTGGAIAFNVVVTPDGKVKQINISQNDLDEQTANAVKAVINRTKFPTWNPAELKEYKSERIKIQF; from the coding sequence ATGGCACGCTCTTTGGCCTCTGCGATAGGGCTTGCAGGTATCTGCTTGCTTGCGATGAGCTTACAGTCAGGCTGTTCAAGTTGCAAAAAGGAGGAAGGTTTAGGGCTTAAGCGCCCAGACGATAGTGCCTTGATTGCGCAGCAAAAGCTAATGGAGGAATATCAAAAGACATTGGCGGAGCCTGCGCAGCGAAGCGGTGAAATTCAGATTGAAAAAAAGGTAACCTACACAACTGTGCCTGCGCCAGAAAGCGACCAAGCAGGAGGCACTCAGATTGCTAAGCCCAAGTTTAATTACCAAGCCTTAGACGAAGTGATGGAAAACTTGCAGGAGACCTTGATTCCAACCGTGAAATCTAATGCAGCACGTCTGGGCAAAACAGGCGGCGCAATTGCATTTAATGTCGTGGTCACGCCAGATGGCAAGGTCAAGCAAATCAACATTTCTCAGAACGACTTAGATGAGCAAACTGCCAATGCTGTAAAGGCTGTCATCAACCGCACAAAGTTTCCAACTTGGAACCCTGCGGAACTAAAAGAGTATAAGAGTGAGAGAATTAAAATTCAGTTCTGA